The Polynucleobacter necessarius genome has a window encoding:
- a CDS encoding Wzz/FepE/Etk N-terminal domain-containing protein, with protein MDQDLMQQESKLELDEEISLIDILYFLKDAWKVIAIFGLIGVALSTAYLAITPKQYEAAAQITMAQIGAANNNNPLGVNIEEPALLIARMSSPTSFTPKVTAVCGLENQANGALTLSKSIKLTVPKGVANVVELKTFGPTPQAAQECNLAVFEHIKTTQSQIVAPYIADAKVKLDDDIERLAKAKDLVAKADKSGSAIGAAYLSTRDEMRFLLDEITALKNIILSNQRRATRLVAPIYASDAPIAPKKRVVLAAGLFGGLFLGLLIALARSMIARIKSEAGGVL; from the coding sequence ATGGACCAGGATCTTATGCAGCAGGAGTCTAAACTAGAGCTTGATGAAGAAATCTCCCTCATCGATATCCTGTACTTCCTCAAAGACGCCTGGAAAGTAATAGCTATTTTCGGGCTTATCGGCGTAGCTCTATCAACTGCCTATCTAGCGATTACCCCTAAACAGTACGAGGCGGCTGCGCAAATCACGATGGCGCAAATCGGGGCCGCTAACAACAACAATCCCCTGGGCGTCAATATCGAGGAGCCCGCGCTTCTGATTGCCCGCATGTCCTCGCCAACCAGCTTTACGCCGAAAGTGACGGCAGTCTGCGGCCTAGAGAACCAAGCCAATGGCGCACTGACGCTGAGCAAATCGATAAAGTTGACGGTTCCCAAGGGGGTTGCCAACGTGGTAGAGCTCAAAACCTTTGGCCCGACCCCCCAAGCAGCCCAAGAATGTAATTTAGCCGTATTTGAGCACATCAAAACCACCCAGTCCCAGATCGTAGCCCCCTATATTGCCGACGCAAAAGTAAAGTTAGATGACGACATTGAGCGCCTAGCTAAGGCCAAGGACCTGGTAGCTAAGGCTGATAAGTCAGGTTCGGCTATAGGCGCAGCATACCTTTCGACGCGAGATGAAATGCGCTTCTTACTAGATGAGATCACAGCCCTCAAAAATATCATCCTCTCCAACCAGAGAAGAGCCACCCGCCTGGTTGCCCCCATCTACGCCAGCGACGCGCCGATTGCACCTAAAAAACGGGTGGTTCTTGCCGCTGGACTCTTTGGTGGACTCTTCTTAGGCCTATTGATTGCGTTAGCCCGAAGCATGATCGCCAGAATCAAGAGTGAAGCAGGCGGAGTATTGTGA
- a CDS encoding HPP family protein — protein sequence MLVLTISKYLGELGGLDEWLMASLGASALLVFALPGSPMAQPWAVIAGNTLSALVGISIIHVVQEPLIAMPLAASLSILGMFILRCLHPPAAAVSLIVVLGHVFHYRYAFFPVMIDSVLLVVAGAIYSNLTGKKYPNRPS from the coding sequence ATGTTAGTGCTCACTATCTCTAAATACCTTGGTGAGCTTGGTGGTTTAGATGAATGGCTGATGGCATCCCTGGGTGCCAGTGCTCTATTGGTTTTTGCCTTACCAGGCAGCCCAATGGCTCAGCCTTGGGCGGTGATAGCTGGCAATACGCTGTCTGCCTTAGTTGGTATATCGATCATCCATGTAGTTCAAGAGCCGCTCATTGCCATGCCACTGGCGGCCAGTCTTTCCATCTTAGGGATGTTTATCTTGCGTTGTCTGCATCCGCCAGCAGCTGCAGTCTCGCTTATTGTGGTTCTGGGGCATGTCTTTCACTATCGGTATGCCTTTTTCCCAGTCATGATTGATTCAGTGCTCTTGGTGGTGGCTGGGGCAATTTATAGTAATTTGACAGGCAAAAAATACCCTAATCGACCTTCTTAG
- a CDS encoding GDP-mannose 4,6-dehydratase: MSANQQAVQKPTALICGVSGQDGSYLAQLLLDKGYAVFGTSRDAQGSSFSNLQKLGIKDQISFISMIPEDFRSVLAALRKSQPDEVYYLAGQSSVGLSFEQPAETIQSITLGALNVLEACRMMDKKIKIYHAGSGECFGDTHGEPASEATPFYPMSPYAVAKSSAYWLVNNYRDAYGLFACTGILFNHESPLRPERFVTQKIIRAVKCIAQGNNEKLKLGRLDIARDWGWAPEYVEAMWLMLQQEQPQDFVIATGTTITLEEFVKTAFEQANLNWQDHVVQDPSFFRPTDLAIGKADPSYALKMLGWKASTCGAKVVEKMYQSL; encoded by the coding sequence ATGAGTGCAAATCAACAAGCAGTACAAAAGCCAACAGCCCTCATTTGTGGGGTTAGCGGTCAAGATGGCAGTTACTTGGCCCAATTGTTGTTAGACAAGGGCTATGCAGTTTTTGGTACTTCACGAGATGCTCAGGGCTCCAGCTTCTCTAATCTTCAAAAGCTGGGTATTAAAGATCAAATTTCTTTTATCTCAATGATTCCAGAAGACTTTCGCAGTGTCTTAGCCGCACTCCGAAAAAGTCAACCGGACGAAGTTTATTATTTGGCTGGCCAATCGTCCGTTGGCCTATCTTTTGAGCAGCCCGCTGAAACAATTCAAAGCATTACTCTAGGCGCCCTGAATGTCTTAGAGGCTTGTCGCATGATGGATAAGAAAATCAAAATCTATCATGCTGGTTCGGGAGAATGCTTTGGTGATACCCATGGCGAGCCAGCTAGCGAGGCTACCCCTTTTTATCCGATGAGCCCTTATGCGGTTGCCAAGTCATCAGCCTATTGGTTAGTCAACAACTACCGTGATGCCTATGGCTTATTTGCCTGTACCGGTATTTTGTTTAATCATGAGTCACCTTTGCGCCCTGAGCGCTTTGTGACGCAAAAAATCATTCGCGCAGTCAAGTGTATTGCTCAGGGCAATAATGAAAAATTAAAACTAGGTCGCTTAGATATTGCTAGGGACTGGGGATGGGCTCCTGAGTATGTCGAAGCGATGTGGCTCATGCTACAACAAGAGCAGCCGCAAGACTTTGTGATTGCGACGGGCACTACCATTACCCTGGAAGAATTCGTGAAAACCGCATTTGAGCAAGCCAATCTCAATTGGCAAGACCATGTGGTTCAAGATCCTAGTTTCTTTAGGCCAACAGATTTGGCGATTGGCAAGGCCGACCCAAGTTACGCATTAAAAATGCTTGGTTGGAAGGCTTCGACCTGTGGCGCTAAAGTAGTTGAAAAAATGTACCAATCTTTATAA
- a CDS encoding high-potential iron-sulfur protein, with protein MKNSRRQFMILSAAGACTLALNGKVQAQAMVAETDPQATALGYKADASKVDKAKFPKYAAGQHCDNCALYQGKAGSAAGGCSLFGAKQVAGKGWCSAYAKKA; from the coding sequence ATGAAAAATAGTCGTCGTCAATTTATGATTTTGTCTGCTGCTGGTGCCTGCACCTTGGCTTTGAACGGTAAAGTTCAGGCTCAAGCCATGGTTGCTGAAACTGATCCACAAGCCACTGCCTTGGGTTACAAAGCTGACGCCTCAAAAGTAGATAAAGCAAAGTTTCCAAAATATGCTGCTGGCCAACATTGTGATAACTGCGCCTTGTACCAAGGCAAAGCTGGCTCAGCTGCCGGTGGTTGCTCTTTGTTTGGCGCTAAACAGGTTGCTGGTAAAGGCTGGTGCTCTGCCTACGCTAAGAAGGCTTAA
- a CDS encoding O-antigen ligase family protein, whose translation MTISFANQSSGTKLEPFPHWATLSMCSLFAILYGVWILPHTVFIRLSCMVIGGLLGLWAIYRYRSLLWQKRSFPMVLIALLLLWVTIHLLWVGKDFNTQSMEYLKIWKKIALSIPFAIGLGLAISSNLSDQVKSHRYWQIIFLGFCLPTLIYFLKFAYGKVASGYGYPIPNHLLLIPYDTINPFGMARAWYVFFCLPAFAIALGKIIQMIQVDCFSIFRSWPYLAVLPLTVTLFFIEADRFGMVYVSIFLASFFAIILWRYVKNLSWEKWAALLIIASISLALVGFSVSKNPQWKTLAADAKVAAQVDRYDHWKNRSKGYPINESGQTPTDSNYSRIAWAIIGTRLLIENPLGYGLMSVSFSALGKQKWPDSDLSWTHSAWLDFGLGYGLPGLLLLGLAALLTWRTSVHSQAPWSLIGRWGLASVALVMTTKEVSAEAVINALVFLVIWASVLSLKGDRSQTQPKP comes from the coding sequence TTGACCATTAGTTTTGCTAATCAATCCTCAGGCACTAAGCTCGAGCCATTTCCACATTGGGCAACCTTGTCGATGTGCTCGCTATTTGCCATTTTGTATGGGGTTTGGATACTGCCGCACACAGTATTTATAAGGCTCTCCTGTATGGTAATAGGGGGGCTACTGGGTTTGTGGGCAATCTATCGCTACCGTTCACTACTCTGGCAAAAACGGTCTTTTCCAATGGTGCTTATAGCCTTGCTATTGCTGTGGGTCACCATCCATCTGTTGTGGGTTGGCAAAGACTTTAATACGCAAAGCATGGAATACCTGAAGATTTGGAAGAAGATTGCCCTAAGCATCCCTTTTGCAATTGGCCTGGGACTTGCTATTTCTAGTAATCTTTCTGATCAGGTCAAGAGTCATCGCTACTGGCAAATAATCTTTCTTGGGTTTTGTTTGCCGACACTCATTTATTTCCTCAAATTTGCCTACGGCAAAGTTGCTAGCGGGTATGGATATCCAATCCCCAATCATTTATTACTTATTCCCTATGACACGATTAACCCATTCGGAATGGCCAGGGCATGGTACGTCTTTTTTTGCTTACCAGCATTTGCCATTGCCTTGGGAAAAATTATTCAGATGATCCAGGTGGATTGCTTTAGCATATTCAGAAGCTGGCCTTATTTAGCGGTGCTCCCGCTGACTGTCACATTATTTTTTATTGAGGCAGACCGGTTTGGCATGGTTTATGTCTCGATTTTCTTAGCTTCTTTCTTTGCAATAATTCTTTGGAGGTATGTCAAGAATCTCAGTTGGGAAAAGTGGGCCGCACTATTGATTATTGCCAGTATCTCTCTCGCTCTAGTGGGCTTTAGTGTTAGCAAAAATCCACAATGGAAAACGCTTGCAGCTGATGCCAAGGTTGCAGCCCAAGTCGACCGTTACGACCACTGGAAAAATAGGAGCAAGGGCTACCCCATTAATGAGTCCGGACAAACTCCAACTGACTCTAATTACAGCCGGATCGCTTGGGCAATCATCGGCACCCGTTTGCTAATCGAGAATCCGCTTGGTTACGGCCTAATGAGCGTATCTTTTTCAGCCCTAGGCAAACAAAAGTGGCCAGATTCTGACCTGAGTTGGACCCATAGTGCCTGGCTCGATTTTGGCTTAGGTTATGGGCTTCCTGGGTTGTTACTGTTGGGTCTGGCCGCGCTTCTGACCTGGCGAACTAGCGTCCACTCTCAGGCCCCCTGGAGCTTGATCGGACGCTGGGGTTTGGCATCAGTGGCGCTGGTCATGACAACTAAGGAGGTCTCAGCTGAGGCTGTAATTAATGCTCTAGTATTCTTGGTGATTTGGGCTAGTGTATTAAGTCTAAAGGGTGATAGGAGCCAAACACAGCCCAAGCCTTAA
- the fcl gene encoding GDP-L-fucose synthase — protein sequence MSTEVNQKIYVAGHRGMVGSAIVRNLQAKGLGNIVTRTHAELDLTNQAAVQAFFEAEKPDQVYLAAARVGGIHANNTYPAEFIYDNLMVQNNVIHQAFLSGVKKLLFLGSSCIYPKLAAQPMSEDALLTGKLESTNEPYAIAKIAGIKMCKSYNRQYGQSHGVDYRSVMPTNLYGPGDNYHPENSHVIPALIRRFHEAKVSNAPEVVIWGTGTPRREFLYVDDMATASVFVMNLDRVTYDQHTSPMESHLNVGYGSDIAIAELASAVSESVGYQGKISFDVSKPDGAPRKWMDSSRLNNLGWKPEVDLRNGLVQAYSEFLLGYREL from the coding sequence ATGTCAACAGAGGTAAACCAAAAGATCTACGTTGCTGGCCATCGCGGCATGGTGGGATCAGCTATTGTTCGTAATCTACAAGCCAAGGGCCTTGGCAATATTGTCACTCGCACCCATGCAGAATTAGATCTGACTAATCAAGCTGCCGTACAAGCATTTTTTGAAGCAGAAAAGCCAGATCAAGTCTATCTGGCTGCAGCTCGTGTAGGGGGGATCCATGCTAACAACACCTATCCCGCTGAGTTCATCTATGACAATTTGATGGTGCAAAACAATGTCATTCATCAGGCATTTCTGAGCGGCGTTAAGAAGCTTCTTTTTTTAGGTTCAAGTTGTATCTACCCTAAGTTAGCTGCTCAGCCTATGAGTGAGGATGCGCTTCTAACTGGAAAGTTGGAGTCAACAAACGAGCCTTATGCTATTGCCAAGATTGCCGGCATCAAAATGTGTAAAAGTTATAACCGCCAGTATGGTCAAAGCCATGGAGTAGATTACCGCTCAGTCATGCCAACCAATTTGTATGGGCCTGGCGACAATTACCATCCCGAGAATAGCCATGTTATCCCAGCCCTGATTAGACGATTCCACGAGGCTAAAGTAAGTAATGCCCCTGAGGTGGTGATTTGGGGGACGGGCACCCCTAGAAGAGAATTTCTGTATGTTGACGATATGGCTACAGCATCAGTATTTGTGATGAATCTTGATAGGGTTACCTATGATCAACATACCTCTCCGATGGAGAGTCATCTCAATGTAGGTTACGGCAGTGATATCGCTATTGCAGAGTTAGCAAGTGCCGTAAGTGAATCGGTGGGCTACCAAGGCAAAATCAGTTTTGATGTCAGTAAGCCAGATGGAGCACCACGTAAGTGGATGGATTCTTCGAGACTAAATAATCTCGGATGGAAGCCTGAGGTTGATTTGCGAAATGGTTTAGTGCAGGCCTATTCCGAATTCTTACTGGGATATCGTGAACTCTAA
- a CDS encoding DUF6492 family protein — MNSKTSHESPLLIDEVISVCSAKDIDVWTVAAPKIIKNIKASYYTVIVPDSQVALFSSVTNAPYQVKPESQFIGNAKEKIAYTLTENNQDRVGWYLQQFVKIAAVLRHRDDDLVLIWDADTVPVRPLSFVEPDGRLLYYKGSEYRSFYFIFIEKALGLKRTQDFSFIAQSLMVRASWAHSLFQSLENKTQLPWIDAILSQLDPSEPSGFAEFETLGSWIWHHHRNEILVSDRPWYRYGFSLVGNPLNLSVLVWRGLAKYYDFVSFEAWDQRYGIRQWLKTEFRKIKLSIAGLGR; from the coding sequence GTGAACTCTAAAACATCTCACGAATCACCATTATTGATCGATGAGGTGATTTCTGTATGTTCTGCAAAAGATATTGATGTATGGACTGTTGCAGCCCCAAAAATTATTAAAAACATCAAGGCTTCTTATTACACGGTTATTGTCCCGGATAGCCAAGTTGCATTATTTTCCAGTGTAACTAACGCCCCTTACCAAGTAAAGCCAGAATCACAGTTTATTGGTAATGCTAAAGAAAAGATTGCTTACACCTTAACAGAGAATAATCAAGATAGGGTAGGTTGGTATCTTCAGCAATTTGTCAAAATTGCGGCAGTCTTACGACATCGAGATGATGATCTAGTGTTAATTTGGGATGCTGATACTGTCCCTGTAAGGCCGCTCAGCTTTGTTGAGCCTGATGGTCGACTTCTTTACTACAAAGGCAGTGAATATCGAAGTTTTTATTTTATTTTTATTGAAAAGGCTTTAGGTTTAAAGCGTACCCAAGATTTTTCATTTATCGCACAAAGCCTCATGGTTAGGGCCTCCTGGGCGCACTCCTTATTTCAATCCTTGGAAAATAAAACACAACTCCCATGGATTGATGCCATCCTCAGTCAGCTAGATCCATCAGAGCCTTCTGGTTTTGCCGAGTTTGAAACTTTAGGCTCCTGGATTTGGCATCACCATCGAAATGAGATTCTGGTCAGTGACCGTCCCTGGTATCGCTATGGTTTTAGTTTGGTTGGTAACCCATTGAATTTATCTGTTTTGGTTTGGCGTGGCCTGGCAAAGTACTATGATTTTGTCAGTTTCGAGGCTTGGGATCAGCGCTACGGCATCCGGCAATGGCTAAAAACGGAGTTTCGTAAAATCAAATTGAGTATCGCTGGGTTAGGCAGATAG
- a CDS encoding mannose-1-phosphate guanylyltransferase/mannose-6-phosphate isomerase: MAKANSATSVIPVILCGGSGTRLWPLSRSGFPKQFLVLSGDGSNQSLFQQAIARINAINQGMADIRLGSTLVVTNEEHHFLALDQLRELGDIKATLLLEPVGRNTAPALTLAALAATDLAIHPSDVQNDPILVITPADQTVQNQARFVKALQDCVELVRADQSKKTIAILGITPTAPETGYGYIKTNAKSNEAGKKSGEFTVERFVEKPNAQTAQQYLEEGGYFWNGGMFVLRASTWLASLQEFRPDIFNATQKAWNAKTIDQSGQTMFVRPDPSLFNAIPSESIDYAVIEKCPSNHGQMQFPIKMVELNAGWNDLGAWDAVWQVGKQDSQSNVTSGDVLISNSKNSLIHSSGRLVSAVGVESLIIVETADAVLVADRKNSQDVKNIVNQLEQQKREEKNLHRKVARPWGWYDSVDEGERFKVKRIQVKPGASLSLQMHHHRAEHWIVVRGTAEITNGEKVILLTENQSAYIPQGQTHRLANPGKTPLEIIEVQSGSYLGEDDIVRFEDRYGRTS; this comes from the coding sequence ATGGCAAAAGCCAACTCAGCAACTTCAGTGATTCCCGTCATTTTGTGTGGTGGCTCGGGAACTCGCTTATGGCCTTTATCCCGTTCTGGCTTTCCAAAGCAGTTTTTAGTGCTTTCTGGCGATGGTTCAAATCAAAGCCTATTTCAGCAAGCAATTGCAAGAATCAATGCAATTAACCAGGGTATGGCAGATATCCGCCTTGGTTCCACTTTGGTGGTTACCAATGAAGAACACCACTTTTTAGCTCTAGATCAATTGCGGGAGCTTGGGGATATTAAGGCCACGTTACTGCTAGAGCCAGTTGGTCGCAATACCGCACCTGCACTGACCTTAGCGGCATTAGCGGCTACTGATTTGGCTATACATCCCTCTGATGTTCAAAACGATCCGATTTTAGTCATTACTCCTGCAGATCAAACCGTGCAAAACCAAGCGCGTTTTGTAAAGGCTCTGCAAGATTGTGTAGAGCTTGTGAGGGCAGATCAGTCAAAGAAAACCATCGCCATTTTAGGTATTACACCAACAGCCCCTGAAACGGGTTATGGCTACATTAAAACAAATGCTAAAAGTAATGAGGCCGGCAAAAAGTCAGGGGAATTTACGGTTGAGCGCTTTGTTGAAAAACCCAATGCACAGACTGCGCAGCAGTACCTGGAAGAGGGCGGATATTTTTGGAATGGCGGTATGTTTGTTTTGCGTGCCAGCACTTGGTTAGCAAGCCTACAAGAATTTCGTCCCGACATTTTTAATGCCACTCAAAAAGCATGGAATGCCAAGACGATTGATCAGTCTGGTCAAACCATGTTTGTGCGCCCCGACCCAAGTCTTTTTAATGCAATTCCTAGCGAGTCCATTGACTATGCCGTGATTGAAAAGTGCCCCAGTAACCATGGACAAATGCAGTTCCCAATAAAGATGGTGGAGCTTAACGCTGGCTGGAATGATCTAGGGGCTTGGGATGCGGTATGGCAAGTGGGTAAGCAAGATAGTCAGAGCAATGTCACTAGCGGTGATGTACTGATTAGCAACTCAAAGAATTCTTTAATCCACTCTAGTGGTCGTTTGGTGAGTGCTGTTGGAGTGGAGAGTCTCATTATTGTGGAGACGGCAGATGCAGTCTTGGTTGCCGATAGAAAAAATAGCCAAGATGTGAAAAATATCGTCAATCAACTGGAACAGCAAAAACGCGAAGAAAAGAACTTACATCGCAAGGTTGCTCGTCCATGGGGCTGGTATGACTCAGTAGATGAGGGTGAGCGCTTTAAGGTCAAGCGTATTCAGGTAAAACCAGGCGCCAGCCTATCATTACAAATGCATCATCATCGAGCGGAACATTGGATTGTGGTGAGAGGCACGGCTGAAATTACCAACGGAGAAAAAGTGATTCTCTTAACGGAAAACCAGAGTGCCTACATTCCACAAGGGCAAACCCATCGCCTAGCTAATCCAGGGAAAACTCCTTTAGAAATCATTGAAGTGCAGTCTGGTAGCTATTTAGGTGAGGACGATATTGTGCGTTTTGAAGATCGCTACGGTCGTACCTCATGA
- the gmd gene encoding GDP-mannose 4,6-dehydratase has translation MTSKQKIENQKVALITGITGQDGSYLAEFLLEKGYIVHGIKRRASSFNTERIDHIYQDPHINHPDLILHYGDLTDTSNLVRIIQECQPDEIYNLGAQSHVAVSFESPEYTADVDAMGPLRMLEAIRILGLQKKTRFYQASTSELYGLVQEIPQKETTPFYPRSPYAVAKMYAYWITVNYREAYGIYACNGILFNHESKRRGETFVTRKVTRGLANIAQGLEKCLFMGNIDALRDWGHAKDYVRMQWLMLQQDKPEDFVIATGVQFTVREFIIRSAKQLGITLKFEGAAENEKAIVASIEGDKAPALKVGDVVVQIDPRYYRPTEVETLLGDPTKAKTKLGWVPEITLDQMIVEMVANDLEKAKQHALLEKHGYSVAVGKEN, from the coding sequence ATGACAAGCAAACAAAAAATAGAGAATCAAAAAGTTGCCCTGATTACGGGTATCACTGGCCAAGATGGTTCCTACCTTGCCGAGTTCCTTTTAGAAAAGGGCTATATCGTTCACGGCATTAAGCGCCGCGCCTCTTCTTTTAATACCGAGCGTATTGATCATATTTATCAAGATCCGCATATTAATCACCCAGATCTTATTCTTCATTATGGAGACTTAACGGACACCAGCAACTTGGTGCGCATCATCCAAGAATGTCAGCCTGATGAGATTTATAACTTAGGTGCACAGTCTCACGTAGCGGTTTCTTTCGAGTCTCCTGAATACACGGCTGATGTCGATGCTATGGGACCCCTAAGGATGCTCGAAGCCATTCGCATCCTTGGCCTGCAGAAGAAAACCCGTTTTTACCAAGCATCCACCTCTGAGCTCTATGGCTTAGTGCAAGAGATTCCGCAAAAAGAAACTACACCTTTCTACCCGAGAAGTCCTTATGCAGTGGCAAAAATGTACGCCTACTGGATTACTGTGAACTACCGTGAGGCATATGGTATCTATGCCTGCAACGGTATCCTCTTTAATCATGAGTCTAAGCGCCGAGGTGAAACTTTTGTTACTAGAAAGGTGACTCGTGGTCTAGCCAATATCGCCCAAGGTCTTGAGAAGTGTCTCTTCATGGGTAATATCGATGCTCTGCGTGACTGGGGCCATGCAAAAGACTATGTGCGCATGCAATGGCTAATGCTGCAACAAGACAAGCCTGAAGATTTTGTGATTGCCACTGGTGTGCAGTTCACGGTTCGTGAATTTATTATCCGCAGTGCTAAGCAACTTGGCATTACGCTCAAGTTTGAAGGTGCTGCTGAAAATGAAAAGGCTATCGTAGCCTCGATTGAGGGTGATAAAGCCCCGGCTTTAAAGGTCGGTGATGTAGTTGTCCAGATTGACCCACGCTACTACCGTCCTACAGAAGTAGAAACGCTTTTAGGTGACCCCACCAAAGCCAAAACCAAACTGGGTTGGGTGCCAGAAATTACCTTAGATCAAATGATCGTCGAGATGGTGGCTAACGATTTAGAAAAAGCTAAGCAACATGCGCTTTTAGAAAAACATGGTTACTCTGTAGCGGTGGGTAAAGAGAATTAA
- a CDS encoding glycosyltransferase family 2 protein, translating into MLNNKRIAVVMPAYNAAQTLEKTFSEIPRDIVDTVILVDDASKDFTVAVAQKLGIAVVVHPKNRGYGGNQKTCYIEALKSGADIIIMLHPDYQYSPKLIRAMASMIAEADYDVVLGSRILGIGALAGGMPLYKYVANRFLTFFQNLFCSHKLPEYHTGYRA; encoded by the coding sequence ATGCTAAACAACAAACGTATTGCAGTGGTGATGCCTGCTTATAACGCAGCCCAAACCCTAGAAAAAACATTTTCTGAGATTCCGAGAGATATTGTTGATACAGTCATTTTGGTAGATGACGCAAGTAAAGACTTTACTGTTGCAGTTGCACAAAAACTGGGAATTGCCGTAGTTGTCCATCCCAAAAATCGAGGTTATGGCGGCAACCAAAAGACCTGCTATATCGAAGCTCTTAAAAGCGGTGCTGACATTATCATCATGCTGCATCCTGACTACCAGTATTCACCTAAATTAATTCGAGCAATGGCTTCGATGATTGCGGAGGCTGATTATGACGTGGTACTAGGCTCTCGCATCTTGGGCATTGGTGCGCTAGCGGGGGGCATGCCTCTGTATAAATACGTTGCCAACCGATTTCTGACCTTCTTTCAGAACCTCTTCTGTAGCCACAAGCTACCCGAATACCATACTGGCTACCGAGCATAG